A segment of the Candidatus Poribacteria bacterium genome:
TCACCCTGCCCGTCCCGCCGCTCTCAATGATCTACGGAATGATCTCCGCCGCTATGGGACGAATAATTCACCCGAATGAGGTCGAATGGCTGGCCTTCAGATGTCAGCATGAAGGCGTGGCGAGCGATCTGGAGGCCATTGTGACCTTCGATCGAGGTCAAGCGCGCTCCATCGCCGTTCCGAAAGGGCGGAACGTGATCCAGAGGGAGTTTCTCCTCCTCCCCCATCTGACGCTTTACCTGCCTTCCGAGTGGCGCAGGGCGTTTGAACGGCCGAGATATGCCCTATTGTTGGGTAGGACGCAGGACCTCGCGACGGTGGATCGCATTTCAGAGGTAAAGTTGGAGGAAACGGAGGAGGGGGAGGTGCAGGGGGTGCTTCTGCCTCGCGAGATCGTGTTCCGCCAGGCCGGCGTTCCGTGTATGATATACAACCTCCCGATCAGCTTCACCGAGGACCCGAACCGACAGCCGCTGGGAGTTGATATCTTCGGCGTCGTCACAAGGCCATATCCTCTCAGAGCCCCGGGATGGCTGATACGTGATGCCGAACGAGACTGGACGATCCCGATCTATCGAAGGAGGTGGATACGCGATGCCATCGGACGTGCCGCTGGCTAAATCGGATGAAAGAGGATCTGTCCCCCTTGAAAAGCATCTGTGTGATGTTACGGATTATGCCCTCTCGATCATGAGGGCGTATCGCCTCCATCTCGACAGATTGCTGACTCAGGGGAAGGTAGATCAATTGGAGAACGCCCTGGTTTTAAGCGGGATGAGCCACGACCTGGGAAAGGCCGCCCAGGGGTTCCAGGAATCGCTGAGAAAAGGCGGTGGATGGAACTTTCGTCATGAGGTGCTCTCCGCTTCACTGTTGAAGTCGATGGCTGAGGAGAGAGACCCGATCGTGAAGATCGCACTCGCGGCGGTGATCACCCATCATAGGGACATAGACGATCAACAACTGATGGCGGATTCGGGATACTCTCCTGACCCACAGCTACGTTCCGAGGCGGAGGAGAATTTCAAGGAAAGAAGATCTGAGATGGAGGGATTTTGGGGGTGGATCGGGGATTTCATATCCTCACAGCCGATCTTCTCGGGATTCCATCTTCCGAGTTCCCCTTCGTCGCTTGATCCTCCGGCCCCCATTTTGAGGGAGTTATATCGGGGCTTCAGAAGGAGAGGGTTGTTAGGCGAGATCGGATTTAATGAAGAAGCACTGGTATACACGCTTGCCCGAGGTTGGCTTATGGCTTCCGACCATGCCGTCAGCGCCGGCGTCCCCCAGTTCATATCTCAGATCCCGTCCCCCGATCCGCCGCCTCTCCGCCGTTTTCAAAGGAGAATCGGGGAACATAAAGGCGATGCCATACTGGAGGCACCAACCGGTTCAGGCAAGACATGGGCGGCATTGCTCTGGGCGATGAACAATCGTGAGGGCGGAGAACGCATCTTCTATCTGCTTCCCTATCAGGCGAGCATCGAGGCGATGTCCAAAACCCTCGAAGGGATCTTCGGCCCGGATAACGTATCAGTTCTGCATGCTCGCGCCTTGGATTATGCCTTCAGAGAGTATTTTGACGAAGTGGGCGAATACGAGGTGGCCTATAGAAAAGCTAAAGATGAGGTGAACGTGAACCGCTTGGTCCACAAACCGATCAAGATAGCGACCCCGTTTCAGATCCTGAAATGGCTCTTCGGGGTTCGGAGATTCGAGATCGGTGTAGGGGAGATCGTCGGCGGACTCTTCATCTTCGACGAGATCCATGCCTACGACTCACACACCACGGCGCTTATCCTCCAGATGATCCGAGTGATCAAATCACTGGGCGGACGTGCCCTGTTCATGAGCGCCACCTTTCCCACCTTCCTGAAATCATTGCTTTCGGAGGCCGTGGATGAGGAACTGCCGGAATTTAAGCTCGAAGAAGGAGATGATGAATGGACAGGCCATCTCCTGAGCCAAGCACGTCATCACCTCCGTTGGCGATCGAAGGCGCTAGAGGAGATGATTCCGGAGATTATCGCGGCAGCCCATGAGGGCAAGAGCGTGTTGGTGGTGGCTAATAGGGTCGCCCAAGCCCAGGAGATCTACCTCAGCCTGAGGGACGAATTGGAGGGGGTGCATCTGCTACACAGTCGATTTGCCAGGAGAGATAGGGCGGAGAAGGAACGAGAGG
Coding sequences within it:
- the cas5b gene encoding type I-B CRISPR-associated protein Cas5, with amino-acid sequence MLNGIRIDLIAYTASFRVPCFVGHQITLPVPPLSMIYGMISAAMGRIIHPNEVEWLAFRCQHEGVASDLEAIVTFDRGQARSIAVPKGRNVIQREFLLLPHLTLYLPSEWRRAFERPRYALLLGRTQDLATVDRISEVKLEETEEGEVQGVLLPREIVFRQAGVPCMIYNLPISFTEDPNRQPLGVDIFGVVTRPYPLRAPGWLIRDAERDWTIPIYRRRWIRDAIGRAAG
- the cas3 gene encoding CRISPR-associated helicase Cas3', which gives rise to MPSDVPLAKSDERGSVPLEKHLCDVTDYALSIMRAYRLHLDRLLTQGKVDQLENALVLSGMSHDLGKAAQGFQESLRKGGGWNFRHEVLSASLLKSMAEERDPIVKIALAAVITHHRDIDDQQLMADSGYSPDPQLRSEAEENFKERRSEMEGFWGWIGDFISSQPIFSGFHLPSSPSSLDPPAPILRELYRGFRRRGLLGEIGFNEEALVYTLARGWLMASDHAVSAGVPQFISQIPSPDPPPLRRFQRRIGEHKGDAILEAPTGSGKTWAALLWAMNNREGGERIFYLLPYQASIEAMSKTLEGIFGPDNVSVLHARALDYAFREYFDEVGEYEVAYRKAKDEVNVNRLVHKPIKIATPFQILKWLFGVRRFEIGVGEIVGGLFIFDEIHAYDSHTTALILQMIRVIKSLGGRALFMSATFPTFLKSLLSEAVDEELPEFKLEEGDDEWTGHLLSQARHHLRWRSKALEEMIPEIIAAAHEGKSVLVVANRVAQAQEIYLSLRDELEGVHLLHSRFARRDRAEKEREVMEILRGERNDPLSVLVATQVVEVSLDVSFDICFTEIAPVDDLLQRFGRVNRYGEHEGGVEVHVTTEFDPDRVRYIYEIERLKRTMEEGPPDGAPLTVSEMRRWVERVYRDGWTERERERFDRIHNVFGELLKALRPLQHYEEGEEEFRGLFKGVEVLPRPLYEEFRSHFDERRYLLAEGLLTPITMGLFHKLNNEGRMRRLERERLLMADVRYDGELGLTPDEPIDEGIII